CGGCAAAGACGATGATGGACAAGGTGGCTGGATCGCGGCCCGCGGATTCCGCGGCCTTGCGCAGGCGCGCCACGGCGGTTTTGGGATCCCACCCGCCGCGCGCGCGCGGAAACCACCCGTCGCAAAATTCCGCTACCCGGGCAAGCGTGTGGTCGGTCTCGCCGCCGAGAAATACGGGAGGATAGGGTTTTTGCCTGGGCTTGGGATATTGCCAGGTGGGATCGAAGTTGACGAACTCCCCGTGGTACTGCGCTTCTTCCTGGGTCCACAGGGCTTGCATCGCCAGCATGCGTTCGCGCATGAGCTTGAAACGGGCGTCGTAGCGTGCGCCGTGGTTTTCCATCTCGTCCGCGTTCCAGCCGGCACCGATGCCAAAGATGAAGCGTCCGCCGGACATTTGGTCCAAGCTCGCCACGCATTTCGCGGTGACAATGGGATCGCGCTGGGTGATCAATGCGATGCCCGTGCCCAGTTTCAACTTCTTCGTCGCCGCCGCCGCGAAGGATAGGGCGACGAAGGGATCGTGGGTGTGGGAATAACGCTTCGGCAATTCACCGCCGCTGGGAAACGGCGTTCGGCGGCTGGTGGGAATGTGGGTGTGCTCGCACACGAACAGCGATTCGAAGCGGCGCGCTTCCAAGG
This sequence is a window from Betaproteobacteria bacterium. Protein-coding genes within it:
- a CDS encoding LLM class F420-dependent oxidoreductase → MRIGVFHFPTDYGIDVSELAVALEARRFESLFVCEHTHIPTSRRTPFPSGGELPKRYSHTHDPFVALSFAAAATKKLKLGTGIALITQRDPIVTAKCVASLDQMSGGRFIFGIGAGWNADEMENHGARYDARFKLMRERMLAMQALWTQEEAQYHGEFVNFDPTWQYPKPRQKPYPPVFLGGETDHTLARVAEFCDGWFPRARGGWDPKTAVARLRKAAESAGRDPATLSIIVFA